The Candidatus Rickettsiella isopodorum genome contains a region encoding:
- a CDS encoding YdaS family helix-turn-helix protein, which translates to MQEAMLDKAIYSLGSVKHMAKKLGIHREHIYAWIKGVSKIPLEYALQIEYLTGGEINWKDLVPFHIVQRLKHLTLQLPKFDLPPCELVYVAIERIKSEKYTLSISDEDKSIPLHKHRPICVDEENTLIFGEKIFYLYKYYTKKTIPAWRVSLSDLADGHYMSELFVKNFLISERVDIGMALEKFLGNRQGYRTDLAKLKNQVDLRKKRNISKKNDKKTRLVNKDAQVMQKKMTPLRQLIANRLGFGSHFTYQNAKKVKLYASTELISQVDQRKISISKAAKLSPVLSNQNKRLKRKLPQVKRKLMVYQ; encoded by the coding sequence ATGCAGGAAGCAATGTTAGATAAAGCAATTTATAGTTTAGGTTCAGTTAAACATATGGCAAAAAAGTTAGGTATTCATCGTGAACATATCTACGCCTGGATCAAAGGGGTGAGCAAGATACCTTTAGAATATGCTTTACAAATTGAATATTTAACCGGGGGTGAAATTAATTGGAAAGATTTAGTACCTTTTCATATTGTGCAGCGTTTAAAACATTTAACCTTACAATTACCTAAGTTTGATTTACCTCCTTGTGAATTGGTTTATGTGGCTATAGAACGCATAAAATCTGAAAAATATACACTATCAATTTCTGATGAAGATAAATCGATTCCACTTCATAAGCATCGCCCTATTTGTGTTGATGAAGAGAATACGTTGATCTTTGGTGAAAAAATTTTTTATTTATATAAATACTATACAAAAAAAACGATACCAGCTTGGCGAGTTTCTTTATCTGATTTAGCCGATGGTCATTACATGAGTGAATTATTCGTTAAAAATTTTCTGATCAGTGAACGTGTTGACATAGGCATGGCATTAGAAAAATTTTTAGGTAATCGACAAGGCTATCGGACTGATCTGGCTAAATTAAAAAACCAAGTTGATTTAAGAAAAAAAAGAAATATCAGCAAAAAAAATGATAAAAAGACTCGACTTGTGAATAAAGATGCACAAGTTATGCAGAAAAAAATGACACCCTTACGTCAATTAATCGCCAATCGATTAGGCTTTGGTAGTCATTTTACTTATCAAAATGCCAAAAAAGTAAAGCTTTATGCGAGCACTGAATTAATATCTCAAGTCGATCAACGAAAGATAAGTATTTCTAAGGCGGCTAAATTAAGCCCGGTGTTATCTAATCAAAACAAACGATTAAAAAGAAAATTACCGCAAGTAAAGCGCAAGCTGATGGTTTACCAATAA